The following are encoded in a window of candidate division TA06 bacterium genomic DNA:
- a CDS encoding nucleoside kinase — MKHKPIEIQLDGQRVPAKAGEQVQAIFKKYLDKSPAKILAAKMNQQLVSLDATVHSNCRLAPVFYSDREGIALYRRAACLILYEAVKGLYPQARVVVGQSLANGYYFDFGGEQLLDEDILDKVESRMRLIVSENRPFQKETVSIEEAKEYFESEGYQDKAKLLTTIRLAEVRLVGCGVFKDIYHGPVAPASGLIDRFELTMYPPGFVLRFPQQRNPERIPELSPQTKLFQTYKETKDWNRILGVNNVGELNELCLSGQMSELIRIAEGFHEKKIVEVADRITAQRQRVKLALIAGPSSSGKTTFSKRLMIQLKVNGLHPIALSTDNYFLGREQTPLGEDGKPDFESLIAVDLELFNRQMTGLLAGEEAATPVYDFHTGQRSDKTISYKLGPDDILLVEGIHGLNSKLTRSVPAESKLKVYISALTQLCLDNHNRINTSDVRLIRRIVRDRLFRGYKAAQTLKIWSSVQRGEERNIFPFQEEADIIFNSTLIYEPAVLRMYAERFLMEVPTDDTAFYEAYRLQRFLQMFVPVFADEVPHTSILREFIGGSTFEY; from the coding sequence ATGAAGCATAAACCGATTGAAATCCAATTAGACGGCCAGCGCGTGCCCGCCAAGGCGGGGGAGCAGGTGCAGGCCATCTTTAAAAAGTACCTTGATAAATCACCGGCCAAGATCCTGGCCGCCAAGATGAACCAGCAGTTAGTCAGCCTGGATGCCACAGTCCATTCCAACTGCCGCCTGGCTCCGGTGTTCTATTCGGACCGCGAGGGCATAGCGCTCTACCGCCGGGCCGCCTGCCTGATATTGTATGAGGCCGTCAAGGGGCTTTATCCCCAGGCCCGGGTGGTGGTGGGGCAGTCGCTGGCCAACGGCTATTATTTTGATTTCGGCGGGGAACAGCTTTTGGACGAAGATATCCTTGACAAGGTTGAATCCCGGATGCGGCTGATCGTTTCCGAGAACCGACCCTTCCAAAAGGAGACGGTCTCCATCGAAGAAGCCAAGGAGTACTTCGAGTCCGAGGGCTACCAGGACAAGGCCAAACTGTTGACCACCATCCGCCTGGCCGAGGTGCGCTTAGTGGGCTGCGGGGTCTTCAAGGACATCTACCACGGGCCGGTGGCGCCGGCGTCAGGCCTGATCGACCGCTTTGAGCTGACCATGTACCCCCCGGGATTCGTGCTGCGATTCCCCCAGCAGCGCAACCCGGAGCGGATCCCGGAGCTTTCCCCCCAGACCAAGCTTTTCCAGACCTACAAGGAGACCAAGGACTGGAACCGGATCCTGGGTGTGAACAACGTGGGCGAGCTCAACGAACTGTGCCTGTCGGGTCAGATGAGCGAACTGATCCGGATCGCCGAGGGCTTTCACGAGAAGAAGATCGTGGAGGTGGCCGACCGGATCACCGCCCAGCGCCAGCGGGTCAAATTAGCGCTGATTGCCGGGCCCTCGTCTTCGGGCAAGACCACCTTCAGCAAGCGGCTGATGATCCAGCTCAAGGTCAACGGGCTGCACCCCATCGCCCTGTCCACCGACAACTATTTTTTGGGGCGGGAACAGACCCCGCTAGGCGAGGACGGCAAGCCGGATTTCGAGTCCCTAATCGCGGTGGATCTGGAGCTGTTCAACCGGCAGATGACCGGGCTTTTGGCGGGTGAGGAGGCGGCCACCCCGGTCTACGATTTCCACACCGGCCAGCGGTCGGACAAGACCATAAGCTACAAACTGGGCCCCGACGACATCCTTTTGGTTGAGGGCATCCATGGCCTGAACTCAAAGCTTACTCGCTCGGTGCCGGCCGAAAGCAAGCTCAAGGTCTACATCAGCGCTTTAACCCAGCTCTGTCTGGACAACCACAACCGCATCAATACCTCGGATGTCCGACTGATCCGGCGCATCGTAAGGGACCGGCTGTTCCGGGGCTACAAGGCCGCCCAGACATTAAAGATCTGGTCCTCGGTGCAGCGAGGCGAGGAGCGCAACATCTTCCCCTTCCAGGAGGAGGCCGACATCATCTTCAACTCCACCCTGATCTACGAACCAGCAGTGCTGCGAATGTACGCCGAGCGCTTTTTGATGGAAGTGCCCACCGACGACACCGCCTTTTACGAGGCTTACCGGCTGCAGCGCTTCCTGCAGATGTTCGTGCCGGTGTTCGCCGACGAGGTACCGCACACGTCGATATTGAGGGAGTTCATCGGGGGAAGTACGTTTGAGTACTGA
- a CDS encoding four helix bundle protein: MRSSGSVSANISEGFNAASTKEYVHYLDIARRSTAETENWLYKIRDLNYLDHFVSETRIGTCTDISKMICGLRKSLKSKMQQYKAQNPTIKSQIP; the protein is encoded by the coding sequence TTGCGCAGCAGCGGGTCCGTCAGCGCCAATATATCCGAGGGGTTCAACGCAGCTTCCACCAAAGAATACGTTCACTATCTGGATATTGCCCGAAGAAGTACGGCAGAAACAGAGAACTGGTTATATAAGATACGAGACTTAAATTATCTGGATCATTTTGTTTCCGAAACGAGGATCGGCACATGCACCGACATCAGTAAAATGATATGCGGGCTAAGAAAGAGCCTAAAATCTAAAATGCAGCAATACAAAGCCCAAAACCCAACCATCAAATCACAAATCCCTTAG